A section of the Cutibacterium granulosum genome encodes:
- a CDS encoding MazG family protein: MAAVTGRPQASFDELVAVMARTRRDCPWDASQTHRSLVTHLIEETGELVDALEAGSDDDVVEELGDLLLQVVFHSQIGAEQGRFDIAEVIGGIVTKLVRRHPHVFAEEQVPDDMDATWEQRKAAEKGRTSSLDGIAQSLSSIARATKVVSRARSHQVPVDLPDEPIGTEVGEQILTLVARAQASGVDADQATREALRRLEGRIAAAE; the protein is encoded by the coding sequence ATCGCAGCAGTGACCGGCCGGCCCCAGGCCAGTTTCGATGAGCTTGTGGCGGTCATGGCCCGTACTCGCCGTGACTGTCCGTGGGACGCCTCCCAGACCCATCGCAGCCTGGTCACCCATCTCATCGAGGAGACCGGCGAACTCGTGGATGCCCTGGAAGCCGGCAGCGACGACGACGTCGTCGAAGAACTGGGTGATCTGCTGTTGCAGGTGGTCTTCCACAGCCAGATCGGTGCCGAGCAGGGCCGCTTCGACATCGCCGAGGTGATCGGCGGAATCGTCACGAAACTGGTGCGACGGCATCCGCACGTCTTTGCCGAGGAGCAGGTCCCCGACGACATGGACGCCACCTGGGAGCAGCGCAAGGCTGCGGAGAAGGGCCGCACCTCCAGTCTCGACGGTATTGCACAATCGCTCTCCAGCATTGCCCGTGCCACGAAAGTCGTTTCACGGGCGCGCAGTCACCAGGTTCCGGTGGACCTTCCCGACGAACCGATCGGCACCGAGGTCGGCGAGCAGATCCTCACCCTCGTCGCCCGGGCCCAGGCCAGTGGTGTCGACGCCGACCAGGCCACTCGTGAGGCCCTTCGTCGTCTGGAGGGGCGCATCGCTGCCGCCGAGTGA